The sequence GGACAATCGAATCCTGTTCCGGTACAGCGAACCGGACGGGACCGTCTCGGCGGCGGCGAATCCGAACGGCTCGAAGGATAGCGTCGCCGGCATTCTGGGCGATCGCGAGAACGTTGCGGTGATGATGCCCCATCCAGAACGCGCTGCGCTCGCAGACATCACCAGTACGGACGGTCGCGGTATCCTCTCCGGCTTGGTCTGATTACCGACGGACCTCGACCGGGTCCCTCGTGGCAATCCAGCGGTACGGGTTCTGGTCGTCGCGGACCTCGAACCATCCATCGTCGCACATGTATGCATCTCGAATCGGTTCGGGCATCGTTCCTCCCCTGGCGGATTGCTCCACCAATTGCGATTATTCGTAATCAAACATTATAATACTAGGTATACAGGTAGACCGCTGGAAGTCGTGGCGCTTCGGCGGTACGGCACCCCTAGAACGTCAATACTTCGTAGCCGTCGGCCACGAGCGACCTGATGCTGGGGTGACCGTCGTGGTCGTCGAGACGGACCAGTCCGGAGTCGTCGACCGGGTCGTCGACACCGAACGCCGTCGTGCAGTAGTCGCAGACGGACGTGTCCTCCCGAACGGTCTGATAGAGGTCGTGATGGTCGCTCTCCTCGTCCTCGAGGATGGGGATCCACTTGGTTCCCGCACCGTCGAAAATGAGTTCGAGGTCGTCCTCGGGCGTCTCGGCGAACTCCTTTGCGGTCTCCAGTCCGTTCACGAGGCGTCCGAGGTCGGCGTGTGATTCGGTGTCGGCCAGGATGACGACGGCAGCGTTTGTCATGGGACCACCGATGGCGAGTAGACGGATAAGCCCTCGCGTACCCACACGTTACTGGGTTACCCTGACGTTATCGCAGACGGGATGGTCGAGGATGGTGTCTCAGTGATCGTGGGGTGCCCCCTGCCCCGCCTGGTGCACCCCGCCCCGCGTGAACTGCCCGGAGAACGCCCGCTGGACGACCTCCGGCAGTGCCGGGTGGATGTGCACCGCGTCGCGGAGGTTCTGGACGCTCCCCGACCCTGATTTCATCGCGACGACGACCGCCTGGACGAGCGTCGCGGCCTCCGGGCCGACGATGTGACAGCCCAGGATGGTCCCCTCGAGGTCAACGATGGCCTTGACGAACCCCTCGGCCTTCATCGCCGACCCACGAGCGGTCTGTTCGTAGGGATACGTGTTCGTGGCGTACTCACGCCCTGCGGCCCGGAGATCGGACTCCCTGGCACCGACGCCCGCCACCTCCGGCGAGGTGAACACGGCGAAGGGCATCGCCGAATAATCGACCGGTTCCAGTTCGTCGCCGAAGACGTTGCGGACGACGGTCCTGGCCTCGTGGTTGGCGCTGTGTTTCAGCAAATGTTCGCCGACGATGTCGCCGAGCGCCCACACGCCATCGGCGGTCGTCCGCAGGTACTCGTCGGTGCGCACGAACCCGCGGTCGTCCGTCTCGACGCCCGTCGCGTCCAGGTTCAGCGTGTCGGTGTTCGGGATCCGTCCCGCAGCCACGAGCAGCGCGTCGCCGGAGACCGTCACTGGCTCCCCACCGTCGACCAGTCCTGCGTCATCCCCGTATTCGTATGGACGGGCCTCGAGGGCGATCTCGTCACCGTCGCTGGAGACGCTGGTGGCGGCGTGACCCGTGTGGACGGTGAACCGGTCCTCGAACCGTTCGGTGAACGTGGCGGCGACCTCGTCGTCGGCCTCGGGCAGGAGGGTGGGGCGACGCCCGACGATGGTCACGTCGCTGCCGAACGTACCGAAGAAGTGGCCCAGTTCGGCCGCGATGTAGCCGCCGCCCACGACGAGCAGGTGGTCCGGGGGGGATTCCAGTTGCAGCGCCTCGGTGCTCGTGAGATGATCGACCCCCTGGATGCCGTCGATGTCGGGGATGGCGGGTCGCGTACCGGCGGCCACGAGGACGGTCTCGGCCCGAAAGCGGCTGCCGTCGTCGTCTCCACCGTGGATCGCGATGGTCCGCTCGTCGACGAATCGCCCCTCGCCCTCGTAGAGGTCGTGGCGGGGCGAGGACTGCAACCCCCGCCGAATCGAGTCGGCGTCCCCGGACACCTCCTCGTTCACCTCGCGGACAATCTCGGCGAAGTCCACGCTTTCGACGCTCGCGTCGATGTGGAACTCGTCGGCCCGTTCGATGGTCTCGACCACGTCTGCGTGGTAGAGCAACAGCTTCGAGGGGATACAGCCGCGATTCAGACAGGTGCCGCCGATCGGCCCCTTCTCGACGATGGCGACCGACTGGCCCCGCTTGGCCGCCACGTTCGCCACGTCGAGGCCCGAACCGGTGCCGATGACCGCGAAATCGTAGGTCTCCATACCGCTCGTTCTGGTCGAAGGGATAAGAAGTACTGAGCTACCGGGAGGTAACCGGAAAGGTCACGGGACCTGGCAGTGGCTCACCGAACCAGTGGCATGTTGTAGGCCGTCTCGTGGGCCATGACGGTCTCCCAGGTCGTCTCGCAGGCACAGGAGACCTCCCCGAAGACGCTCGGGTCCTGTCGCTCGTTGAAGTCCTTGATGGCCGTCTGCACGCGGTCGTCGCACTCCCCGCAGTTGTGGGGACCCCGATCCGAGCCGTGACCGACCGGGTCAGAGACGACCAGGGCGTCCACGTCGGCGGTCCGTTCGAGGACCTCGGCGACGCTCCAGAGCCAGGGCGGGCGATAGCCCCCGCGGAAGTAGAGGTCGTCGACCATCGTGTAGCGCTGGACGTTGGTCGGGTTCATCGAGATGGTGTGGGCGTAGGGGGCGGTGCGTTCGATGGAGGCGACCATGTCCTCGACGGCCTCCGACTCGGCGAGAAACGGCGGTTTCAACAGGAGGTAGGCCTTGACACCGGCGCCGAGGTCGCGGGCCGTCTCGCTGGCGTCGACGAAGTCCGCGAAGTCGAAGTACTTGTTCACGCAGTCGTGGCGAACGCGGTCGGTCGCCGTCTCCAGGCCGACCGCGATGTCGGTGGCCAGTCCCCGATCCAGGAAGTCGGCCAGGCGGTCGGCCTCGACGAAGTCCGGCAGCGTCTCGACGACGATGCGGTCGCGATCCGCGAACGTCTCGGCGATGGCTGCCCGCGTCTTCGCCGGTACCTCTCGCTCGTCGAGAAACGAACCAGAAGTGTAGATCTTGATTAGCGGGGCGGGCTCGTCGGCGTTCTGCCGTTCGTGGGCCAGTGCCTGTTCGACCTGATTCATCAGGGCCTCGTGGCTCACCGTGCCGCCCTCGACCGATTCGGCGACGTACCCACACATGGTACAGCCACCCGCGCGGGCCCACCGACACCCGCCGGTGTTGAGGATGATGGTCAACGACTGCACGAAGCCGTCGGGGGTGTTGTCCTCGTCCAGCCAGACGCGAGTCGGTTCGGTCGGGTCGTAGGTCTCGTCTTTCTGGGCGCGGAGCGCTCGCATGACGGCGTTGTGGGCGTCCATCCCCCGCCCGCGTTCGCGACCCTCGGGACTCGGCTGGCTCATTGTGGAGTGCAAGCCGCCGTGCGCCTAAAGCGGCTTCGTTCCAAGTATCCACCCTCGCGCTGGCTCCAGCCACCGATGGACGGCCAGGCCAGCCACGACCCCGACGAGGTCGGCGAGGAAATCGGCTCTCTCGAAGGTTCGCCCCGGGATGGTGGTCTGGGCGACCTCGATGCCGCCGCCCAGGGCACCGAGGCCGACGACGACCGCGATGATCCCCCAGCGGTGATCGAGAGACGCCAGAGACAGCACGGTGAGGACCAGGAATCCCCCAGCGTGGGCCACCTTGTCGAGGCCCACGATGCCCAGCAGTGCGAAACCCGGGGTGCTCACACCACTCCCCGGGACGAGCGAGGCCACTACCATCGCCGCCCCGAACGCGACGGCCGCTATCCTGGTTCGATCGGGTCCTCGTTGCACGTGACTCTCTCGGGACCGACCGAAGATAGGCCCTGCGCCGGGTGCCGATAACCGGAATTGGTTACATTACGGTGACAAGAACTACCCCGGCAGCGGCCGTATATGAATGGGTGAGGTTACTATGACAGACATCGGCGGATTCAACGATCACGTGGCACGGATCGACCTGTCTGCGGGGACGGTCGATTACGAGAGTATCGACGACGAGGACGCGAAAAAGTACATTGGGGGACGCGGCCTCGGCGTCAAATACGTCTTCGACCAGGGCACGGACGTGGAGCCGCTCGGCCCGGACAACCTCCTGGCGTTCATGAACGGTCCGCTCACGGGGACACAGACGACCATGAGCGGCCGTATGGCCGTCGTCACCAAGTCGCCGCTGACGAACACGGTCACCGACTCCCATCACGGCGGCTGGTCGGCAGCGCGGCTCAAGTGGGCCGGCTTCGATGGGCTGCTCTTCGAAGGACGGGCCGACGAGCCAGTCTACGCTTACGTGGAAGACGACGAAGTCGAACTCCGCGACGCCTCCCACCTCTGGGGGAAGACCACTCACGAGGCCCGTGAGATCATCGAGGACGAACTCGACGGCGAGTACGGCAAAAACCTGAGCTTCATGGGGATCGGCCCCGGCGGCGAGAACGAGGTCAGGTACGGTTGCATCATCAACGAGGACGACCGGGCCTCGGGCCGCGGTGGAACGGGCGCGGTCATGGGGTCGAAGAACCTCAAGGCCGTCGTGGTGAAATCGGGCACGGACATGCCCAGGCCGGCGGACCAGGAGACCTTCCAGAAGGGACACAAACAGGCGACGGACCTCATTCGCGAGTCCGACATCACCGCCCCGAACGAGGGCGGGTTGTCGGTATACGGCACCAACGTCCTGACGAACCTCACCGAGGAGATGGACGGGCTCCCGACGCGCAACGGCCGCTACACCTCGACGCACTCCGAAGCCGAGGAAGATCCCTCCGAGCCGAACATCGATGCCGAGAACACCTCCGGGGAGTGGGTCCGGGAGAACATCCTCGTCGACGAGCCGACCTGTCACTCCTGTCCGGTCGCCTGCAAGAAGGAAGTCGAAGTCGAGGTCGAACTCGGCGGCGAGGAACACCAGCTCCGGATGGAGTCACTCGAGTACGAACCGGCCTTCTCGTTCGGCTCGAACTCGATGAACGACGACGCCCAGGTCACGGCGGTTCTGATCGACCGGTGTAACAAGTACGGCATCGACGCCATCGAGTCTGGCAACATGCTCGCGATGGCCATGGAGATGACCGAGAAGGGCCACCTCGACGAGGGCATCGACTGGGGCGACCAGGACGCGATGTACGAGATGTTGCGCAAAATCGCCGAGCGCGAGGGTGAACTCGCGGACGCTCTGGCGGAGGGCGCGGCTGGCGCGGCAGAGCGCTTCGGCGCCCAGGACGCCCGCCTCGACGTCAAAAACCAGACCATCCCGGCCTACGATCCACGGGCGATGAAAGGGATGGCCATCGGCTACGCCACCTCGAACCGCGGCGCGTGCCACCTCCGCGGGTACACCCCCTCCGCGGAGATCCTCGGCTTCCCCGAGAAGGTCGACCCCGCCGACCCGGAGGGGAAGGGCGAACTCACTATCACCTTCCAGGACATGCACGCCATCTCCGACTCCTTCGACATCTGCAAGTTCAACGCCTTCGCGGAGGGCATCGAGGAGTACGTGCTGCAGTACAACGGGATGACGGGCCTCGACCTGAGCGAAGACGAACTCATCGAGGCGGGCAAGCGCATCTACACGCTCGAGCGGTACTACAACAACCTCGTCGGCTTCGACGGTGACGACGACTCCCTGCCGGGACGGTTCGTCGAGGGCCACGAGGACGCGATCCCCGGCCAGGGCGGCACGGAGGGCCAACTCGCCGAACTCGATCAGCTCAAAGACGAGTACTACGAGGGGCGCCAGTGGGTCGACGGCGTCGTGCCCGACGAGCGCCTCGACGAACTTGGTATCGACGTCGGACCGGGAACGGGCGTCTCCCGGGGCGGCGTCTCGGCCGACGACTGATCGGCGACGGGAACGCTACCCCGCCTTATCCGCCAGCGCGCATCGCTTTCTGCGCGAATCGTTCGACGAGGGGCTCCAGGGCCTCCTCGGGCCCGTCGAAGACGACGGTGACCTCCGTCAGTTCGATCGACGGGCCGATGGCTACCGTCTCCGCCGAGAGCGAGGCCTGCCAATTGGCCCCTTC is a genomic window of Halanaeroarchaeum sp. HSR-CO containing:
- a CDS encoding dihydrolipoyl dehydrogenase; this encodes METYDFAVIGTGSGLDVANVAAKRGQSVAIVEKGPIGGTCLNRGCIPSKLLLYHADVVETIERADEFHIDASVESVDFAEIVREVNEEVSGDADSIRRGLQSSPRHDLYEGEGRFVDERTIAIHGGDDDGSRFRAETVLVAAGTRPAIPDIDGIQGVDHLTSTEALQLESPPDHLLVVGGGYIAAELGHFFGTFGSDVTIVGRRPTLLPEADDEVAATFTERFEDRFTVHTGHAATSVSSDGDEIALEARPYEYGDDAGLVDGGEPVTVSGDALLVAAGRIPNTDTLNLDATGVETDDRGFVRTDEYLRTTADGVWALGDIVGEHLLKHSANHEARTVVRNVFGDELEPVDYSAMPFAVFTSPEVAGVGARESDLRAAGREYATNTYPYEQTARGSAMKAEGFVKAIVDLEGTILGCHIVGPEAATLVQAVVVAMKSGSGSVQNLRDAVHIHPALPEVVQRAFSGQFTRGGVHQAGQGAPHDH
- a CDS encoding archaeosine biosynthesis radical SAM protein RaSEA, which gives rise to MSQPSPEGRERGRGMDAHNAVMRALRAQKDETYDPTEPTRVWLDEDNTPDGFVQSLTIILNTGGCRWARAGGCTMCGYVAESVEGGTVSHEALMNQVEQALAHERQNADEPAPLIKIYTSGSFLDEREVPAKTRAAIAETFADRDRIVVETLPDFVEADRLADFLDRGLATDIAVGLETATDRVRHDCVNKYFDFADFVDASETARDLGAGVKAYLLLKPPFLAESEAVEDMVASIERTAPYAHTISMNPTNVQRYTMVDDLYFRGGYRPPWLWSVAEVLERTADVDALVVSDPVGHGSDRGPHNCGECDDRVQTAIKDFNERQDPSVFGEVSCACETTWETVMAHETAYNMPLVR
- a CDS encoding VanZ family protein, with the translated sequence MQRGPDRTRIAAVAFGAAMVVASLVPGSGVSTPGFALLGIVGLDKVAHAGGFLVLTVLSLASLDHRWGIIAVVVGLGALGGGIEVAQTTIPGRTFERADFLADLVGVVAGLAVHRWLEPARGWILGTKPL
- a CDS encoding aldehyde ferredoxin oxidoreductase family protein encodes the protein MTDIGGFNDHVARIDLSAGTVDYESIDDEDAKKYIGGRGLGVKYVFDQGTDVEPLGPDNLLAFMNGPLTGTQTTMSGRMAVVTKSPLTNTVTDSHHGGWSAARLKWAGFDGLLFEGRADEPVYAYVEDDEVELRDASHLWGKTTHEAREIIEDELDGEYGKNLSFMGIGPGGENEVRYGCIINEDDRASGRGGTGAVMGSKNLKAVVVKSGTDMPRPADQETFQKGHKQATDLIRESDITAPNEGGLSVYGTNVLTNLTEEMDGLPTRNGRYTSTHSEAEEDPSEPNIDAENTSGEWVRENILVDEPTCHSCPVACKKEVEVEVELGGEEHQLRMESLEYEPAFSFGSNSMNDDAQVTAVLIDRCNKYGIDAIESGNMLAMAMEMTEKGHLDEGIDWGDQDAMYEMLRKIAEREGELADALAEGAAGAAERFGAQDARLDVKNQTIPAYDPRAMKGMAIGYATSNRGACHLRGYTPSAEILGFPEKVDPADPEGKGELTITFQDMHAISDSFDICKFNAFAEGIEEYVLQYNGMTGLDLSEDELIEAGKRIYTLERYYNNLVGFDGDDDSLPGRFVEGHEDAIPGQGGTEGQLAELDQLKDEYYEGRQWVDGVVPDERLDELGIDVGPGTGVSRGGVSADD